gaaaaaaataaagagcaaactatgagacaattgcagttcaaatttgactcgctttctattgaatcagcggaaatttgtctttttcatcagaggtggatcaaaacttttgacacccagccATGTGGTCaatttgcattaaatatggcctattattttagaaaaatgatttggtccaattttacaactaATATATGATAGGTCCCTCGCAAAAAAAATCATTTTGGTCACTCAGAAAATGGTTAAAAATAACTAGAAAGATAAAAATTCATGAAAATTTGTgatcatccataaaatgtggtctaacttgaGTGATAAATCTAGTTGTACCATTTTACCAATTgtttttgatagctacttcacaaaGCCTCCTAATTTTATTACTTAGGAACCATTTTAAATTATAAATTTTCTGAACCAATAAGGGCTCTTCCcacggatcactccaatgtagccgATCTGAACCGTCCACGTCTGACAGATCCAACGGCTCTCACTCACCTCTCAGGTCTCTCTCCCCTAACCCAAATCCTAGCAGCCCCCTCTCCTCGGTCCATCcagatctctctccccctctccccgagaacacacccgccgccgcctgtcTCCTCCCATCGCACTCATCCTCCCTCGTCCACATCTCCTCGCCGTCGCCACCTCCTCCCCGTCTGCGGCCTCCTTCCGCGACGCGTCCATCGATCCCGAtcccctcttccctcccctcccgaTCCCGATCAGTCCTCTCCACGCCGCTCCCACCCATCGAACCGATCTCGATCTAGTCCAGATCGAGAGAGAGCGAGAGCTCGCCACCGCCACCTCCCtccagcggagctcgccgccgtacAGGGCCTCCCCCACGCCCGAGGTCCTCCGCTCCGCCAGATCCGGCCTCCTCCTCGGTCCTGCCCGACGCCTACGCCCGCAATGCGGCCGCCGTCGGGGGCCTCCTCTTCGACCTGCGCTCCTGCGTCTCTCAGGTGATTGCTTGCGTGCCGCTTGCTAGCCTCTTTCCCTTCCTTGGCCTGACCCCTTCCCTCTCCTGATGAAACGGAAGGCGCTGCAGGTGCTGGGCGGCAAAGGCACATGGGCGGTGAAGGGGAACGAGGGGCGGGGGAAGCTGCTCCCCAGGGACCGCATCGACCGCCTGCTCGACCCGGGGGCCTCCTTCCTCGTGCTCTCTCAGGTAACCACTGACCTCATCAATAAATTATATGTTGGTCTAGTATGACAATTGGACCAGGGAATGCATGAAACTTGTAGATCTCATGGATTGTGAGTTGATTAGGGTTTCAAAGGTGGAGGCACAAATTACAGAATAGTATTCAAACGAGAGTAGTAGTCCATTGCCGTGTGTGTTGTGGCACTCCAAAGCAGGGCAGAGTAGTGTTCATCCTCTGTTAATTACTGTTACCAAGGCACCAAAGCAGAGCAGATCCTTTCGCTCTGCTCTGCTCTCTTTGTTAATTACTGTTACCAAGGCAGTAGCATTAGTGTGCTAAGTTTGTGCTAAGTGGCTTAGCATGATGCCCCTCCAATTAGTATAGTGCTGCTATAGTGTCGAGACAGCATGCTATTCAAAACTTTGATAATATGTCATGCACTATATCCTAAATTCAGGATCTTAAGCATTGCCGCAAAGGATAAGTTGTTAGCTTTCACATATAATTCTATCATTTTCCTAAATTTATATCTCCACAATCAtgtgaaaataaaaaataaataaacacTGCTATCTATTTAAAAATTAATTCTATTGGGCAGGGAGGAGGAATGCTTGCAGCTAGGTATCAATTTCATATTTGTCAGTAAAGCTGCTGCCACTTGTAAGGCACATGCATGCTGGGTGTCTTGCCGCAGTTGCAGCCATGCTAATCTTTTCCTAAAAATGCACGCAAGGACAAAATTGTTAGAAAATGGACGACCTCCAGGTAATATGTTAACTCATATTGCCACCTAGGAAAATATTAGAATTAAAATCCAACAGATATATTGGAGATGGAGACCAACTCTTACTAACCTTTCTGTAGATACAAATCTTCAAACAACATTTGCTACCGTTACTTGAGAGTAAAAGATGGCACTGTATCCTAAATTCAGTTCATTTATCACCCCTTCCAAGTATATGCTATTACCTACTTAGCTCTAAAATAGAATCATCCCCCGTTTCAACTATTTTATTCTAGGGACCTCCCTTCTGAATCATGCATAGTGCATGTTACTATGGCAATGAATTTTATCTATGTGAGATTAGAATTTGAGTGACTTCATTCATCTCTTGGTATCTTGTTCTCTGTGATGATTGTTCATTGTTGAGTGCTATATATATACTTTAGTTGTCATGCAGTGCTTGTtgttccatattttgttgatgcacCGATAGTTGTTCAGAACTGTAGTAGTGTAGTTAGTTTTTTGAATGATTTGGTGTGCATGGAACACTGATTTTTCTTTAATACACTGTCCAAGTCATGATTTTTCTCAACTGGTGCATGTATATATATTTGGGTTCTAGTCAATTAGAGAATGTCTGTGATACCATGTCTGTACTATGTGCCACTGTAGCTGTATTGATGCTTTGGGTTTCATCCGTGCAGCAGAGGACAAGGGCTTCATGGACAACAAAGGCGCATGGTGCTCGCAAGCGACGAATGGAGTTTGTTCGACATaggcacggaggaggaggaggatgggcacGAACGAAGGAGGACAGGGCACCTATCTTCTTCCAGGTTCTTCTCCTTACCTTCACTTCTTGTATGTGCCTGTGCTGCAGCTCACCCATGGTCTTGTTTGTCCTATAGGATAGTGAGCAGCATCAGGAGGAGGAGCTCAAGAACGACCACCAAGAGGCACCACCGCAGCAGAAGGTAGCACGTCCATCTCCACCTCTCCCTCTGATCCCAATCCTTTTTATTAGAATATATTGAGTACattctgtcaacttgtgtgtcagtAAGAATATTATTGCTGTTCAAGTATAGTAGCTTCTGTCCAAGTGCTCTTCATCTTGTGTGTCATCTGCAAGGCAATCAAGTTAATTATATGTTGCTCTTTTCATGTTCTGCTTCATACATACGTGCATATGTGATGGCTCCCTGCCTGCTACATCTCCGCTTGcataaatcaaagagaagaaagaaACACTCAGCTTAAAATAATTGTAATGAGCAGCACATGCCTTTCATTTTACAGGATGGTCATTGTATCATGATAACTGGATCATGTCTATGCCACATACAAATCATTGAGCAGTGTTCCTGATGGCCTGTTACCTTGAATAATAATGTTGACAGGAGCATTTTGGTTGCACGTTTGCGACTTCTTGCTCGAATCCCAAAGTTTTAGATCAATGTGGGGTTCAATGTTTGCTTTCCATTCTTATTGTCCGTCTTAGATCGTTCCCAGTTCACTGAATCAAGTTGCCTGACCTACCTATCAGGCAGGCTCACATAGCTGTATCTGTCGTGTCCTTTCCAGTTGAACATGCGCAAGCTATGTATTTACATAAGCTCATTTGAAAATCACATACTAGTAGCAGCAAAGTTTAGTGCAATAGTTGTCTGTCAACGTTCAATGCCAGCAGAAAAATTCAGTTATGCACAAGCACCATTTAGCAACAGCATAGGTATATAGCATTCATTTAGCGGCAGAAAAATCCAGTTTCATTTTACTCGCTGCTCTCTTTGGCATTTACAGTCTTGGACTctggctcctcctcctctggccaATGGTGAAGCGCCCAACGAGGCCAGCAGCAAGGCAATGCGGCGGGATCGTGCTCCCGTGATTGTCTGAGGCGCCTGCTCTGCTGCTCAAGGTACGATTACCTGTTGATTGCATGGTCTCGATGTTTTTCTCCTACATGGTTCGGAAGGTGAATCTGCCATTTGAGAAGTCAGACTGCTGTGGATGTAGCATTAAGCCCCCGGATGTAGCTTTTTTGGCTTACAAAATGTGTGTGTTCTTTGAATTTGGTACAAAATCAGTGGTTTGAAGTATTCAGACATGTAATCAACTGAATTTATTGGCAAACTGGTTGACAAATCTGAAGATGCTTTGACAGTTGGTCAAGGGGCAAAGTGCGCGAGTAGGCCGCCGGTTTTCATTATCAGTAAACGGTCGGTTGATGTGTAGGTTTTCGATGCTGTTGTGGTAGCCCCATCGCTGTTGCGTTGAATCTCATGCCAGCGCTGGTGCGCCTGTGGCTTGATGTGCTGTGATCTTTATTTGTGTAGGTTTTGTTTGATGATATGTTTAGATTATGATCATAAGCATGGTGGTTTGATGATGCTGAGGCCGGCTGCGAAATTGAACTGTCATTCATTACATGCTCTGTTAAACCATGATATAGTTGCTGGAACTGAGCTTAATattcatgtgtgtatgtgtgtgtgtgtggagtaaAGTTGGTTTGTGCTGCTCCTTTGTACCGTGATGAAACAAAGAATGTCCTTTACTCCTTTACTCCTTTTTTGAATGGAATGTTCATAATATATTGGCTCCAGTTTTTCTAATTCTTATCAGCTGATTCATGTAATAGGGCGTCCGTGGAAGGCCCAGTCCTAACTATTGAAGGAGCTACATGTAGAAGAAGAAAACACTTGTAGACCGGTGATTCCCATACTTGTAGAGCTTGTATCAACTAAACTTGTATTACGTGTAAAGTACTTATATGTAACAGCTTGAGAGCGTATCGGGTACTCCAATGGATGGAGTACTCCGGCTGCACCCTGTAGAGCACATCCGTTGGATGAAGTTTGTAGGTACAAGATGGAAGTATAACGCCTCACCCTTCCATTTTTGCAAAGAACACCCCATGTAAGGAAGTATTGCTGTAAAGTTGTCATCATCTGCTTCAAAAAAATGGGCTGGCCCAGATTGGGAACAGAAAGAACACACACATCTTATACTCCGTACATGATTGTTTCATGCTGACGCTTTCAGCTTCATCCGTATTATGTAAATtcaatatgagctagtatatgctaCAGGTAGTAGCATCATGGATTTTCCAAGATATAATATAGAAGAAGAAACAAATATTCCATAGGAGGTCCAGAACATGAACATTGAGCAACGTGATTTAACAAGGTAAAACTAATTTAAAAAGAAATGAAGAATAAACAAGTTCATGAACAATAATTTGAAATGGTGAATTTTGCACTAAAATTGTGAAGCCAACGTCAAGTGTAGTAGACACCTTTCTCAAATCAGAAGGGAACACATAAACCACTATCCATTGGCAATGCATTCCAGCACTTTCAAATCTATCTTGGCATTTAAAAGCTAACAGTACAACAATATTATGCTCTTACACACCTTTTTACACAAAATATCATGAATGCTTTCTAGCAGCACTAATGACAGTACACATAAAATCTACTATGAAGCGCATAACTAGAGTTGCAACTCAGATGTGATTTATAGCCCAATGAGGTAGCAGGTACACATATTGCACCAACATATTCAACTAGGTGTTGAAGTTGTAGCAGAAccctccagcattggatagcacatgAACAGAAGGCATTTGTCATTCATGATTTAATTAGCGCCAAATGAATGATATCCGCTCCCATGGGCTGGGTGTGCTACAAAATATGAAACAAATTGTAATCAAATATTTACAAAAACAATCAACATGCTTTATTCAAAAGGGAGCAAGATATAAAAACCATTTATCTGCCATGGCCAACCTGATAAATAGAACAATCTACAGACCTTGGACCTTTCTGGACACTATTTCCTCTGCAAAGAAGGAAAAACCCTTAGCTGCAATCCACGAAAACCTAATAAAATACATATTACTTACAATCTAATTTACCCTTTCCTTTTGTTCATGGCCTCCTCTGAACCCCTCTTCAATCTCTTACCACTGCCCCTTGTGTTTGCAACCTCCGGTGGATGAATATTGATGATGCTTGGGAATGTCGTTCCAATGAAGGATTCAAACCCTTGAACTTTATTTTGCTCGTCAAGAGGCACCGTCTGCCTCAAGTGCGCAAGAGCATCAGAAATAACTTTGTGAAAGTATTTCATCTTGTCCTCACAATGCTTAGCTGTATGCAATGCCGAGCTGAACATCGAGCATGTTTCTGAGTACAATTTCTTGATGGTAGGTGAAAGAGATGTAGATGACCCTTCTAGCTCATGTCCATTAGCATCATAAGAAAGATGTCGTGCAGCCATTTTAGACCACCTATGCAACACATATTGGCTAGGAATTTCATTACATCCATCATTCTTTAGAACAACAATGATGTGAGAGCACAAGATGCCCAATGATTCAAACATTCGGCAAGTACATTGTGCAGCCTTCGTACTAGTGTTGTAGCAGACTACTCTTATCCTGCCGCTAAGGTCAGCAATGCTCATGGTTCGGACATCGCCAACCTGCTCAATAGTTTTTACATGATGACGATCCCTAGCAGCCACCACCTCACGTTGGAAAGCAACAAAAATGTTGTGAGTGTACACATCTCTGCCATGAATCTCAATTCCCCAACAAGTTTCAAGTACTGGCAAGGTATGCATGCTAGAATTGTCCTCTTGCAGCTCTTTTTGCCGCTGCTCTTCCAAAGCCGTTTCAAATCTGACCCAAAATTCAATCAGGGAAAGCCTTCGATTAGTGAAGTGTCTAAAAATGCATTCTCACTCTCAGATCTGGATGTTGTGCGTAATATTGCACCAAGAGACAACTCCATAAAGAATGCTAGAATCCATGATTGTCATAAGTCATACTTCTCTTTCGACCATTCATTATCCTCAAGGCCAAAATCAGAAATTATTAATGACCACCGTGCTTCGAACTCATCTGGAGTCTCTGATCCCCACACACATGCCATGAATCGTGGTTTAAAATCTTCATTGTTTTTCAAGATGGGACCAACCTTTTCAGGGAGCTTCATGAGAATATGCCACATACAAAGTCGATGTTTTGTGTTTGGAAATATAGCTTCTATTCCTCTTCTCATGCTTTGGTCCTCATCAGTTATGATTAGCTTTGGTGCAACCCCACACATTGCTTTCAAGAAAGTCTGGAATAACCATTTGTATGATGCAATCTTCTCATTTGACAAAAAAGCAGCACCAAATGTAACACAAGATTTATGATGGTTAACTCCAGTAAAAGGGGTAAATACCAGGTCATACTTGTTGAATCTATATGTAGAGTCGAttgacacaacatcaccaaacaatgagtAGTTCTTTCTACATATACTATCTGCCCAGAAAATATTTTTCAGTTTATTGTTCTCGTCTACCTGGTAATCAAAATAGAATGCTGGATTGGCCTTCTTTTTATTTTCCATTATATCTACTATAAGTTGTCCATCTGCTCCCTTAATTGCTGCCTTAAAGTCACGGTCATAGTTTTGTAAGTCACGTTTCGTGCAACCTATGTTCCCTGGCCCACCTTTCTCAATAGTAAGCAAGCGATAACTTTTTGATGTGCCAAGCAATGCCTTACTGCATGTAAATAGTTTGTTTCTCAAATCACTAGTTACCTCTCTATTTGTCCGGATGAGATGTCTCTTACTTGGCGAGATAAGTTGGTGCGTGTGTGATTGAACAAACTGGACGACCTCATACTTGCCATCAACTTGCCTCTTCAATCCAACCATAGCCTCACAACCGCATCTGGTTATCTTGATATTTCTTTTAACCTTTTTTCTCTGCATTTCCTGAGTATCTTGGGCAATTTCCACTGACTTTTCCTTCCTCCAACCTTCTCTTGCACAAACAAACTTCTTCCAAATTATTACACCACCCTCTCCTTTGTGTTGTGTCCATATGCGTACGGAGAAGCCAACCTCATGGGCATACATTCTATAGAATGCCAAACCTGCCTCCCAACTATCAAATCGCATGCCAATTGAGGGTTGTAGGCTATCATCACACTCGGGCTCATAAGTTGACCCCTGTGTAAGTAGAAAATCATGGATTAGCTCCAGAATTGAAACACATGAAATTAATATGTCATAATAAACTTACACACGCGGGGAGGCTACTGGTTCTTTTTGGTGTGTTGAAACAATCTTCATCATGTATGTCCAATCCCCTTTGGACCTAACAAGGTTGTTAGAACTTTAGTGACATGACATTTCAACAACTTAGAGGAGACTGAAGAACCGGCTCCGTCAGTTGGCCCTGTGGAAAATGCAAAGAGTGAAGTGGCTACAGCCTACATCTCATGAAATCAACATAAAGGGAGCTAGGATCAGGCCAGAACGCACAACATCCAACATCATACCTGAAGATCAGAGCACTCTATCCCTTGCGTCGGCGGATCGGCGGATCGGCGGAGCTAGGCGCCGGGTTGGGTCGGGGTCCGGTGGAGTGGGAGAGGGGGGCGAGGTGGATGGTGAGGCGGAAATGGAGCGACTTCGCCGCTCGACGCCCGCACCGTGTCGATCTCGTCGGCCGACGTCGCAGCGCTGCACACGGCgagggccgccgccgccgaagccccagTCTGTTTGCGTTTCTTTTCTGTTCCAAATTGGGGAACGCATCTTGGAGTTAGGTGACTAGGACGTTAAACTTATTGTGTATTTACATGGGGTGGTTTTTGAAAATGTCAAAGGGTGCCAGGGTGGAGCTGCCGGGTTGCATCTTGTGCCCACGTTCTGTATCAAACGGCTGTGACGAGCAGGGAGTAGCCGGAGCACTCAATCCCTTGGAGTACAGGATATTTTCCCGTAACAGCTTGTAGTACGTGTCATTTTGTAGAACTTGTACTGAATCTGgctattgttatttgaagtatcaTGTGTTTTTTCTGCTTGCCAATTTAACTATTGGTTATTTCCTTACTGTTAAATTGAAATGTGAAGAATCTAGGCCTAATAGTTGGGACCCACTTATCAGAACCTAGCAAGTGGGACCTGTTTGACTAGTGGACCAATTTTATAAAAAAAGAGAACTAAAACTGTTGGTACAAAAAGGCCACGGCCCATGAAATAAGAAGGCTGAATTATTGGGCTTAGCCCATGAAGTCGACCAAAAATTTACAGGAAAAAAATATAGGAAGGctaaattaatgggctcggcccatgtaaaacacctaatcAGACCGGCCTAaatcttatcaacgaccttttcaattggtcgcaattttgccacgtcggatccgacgtggcttgggcagagagctagcgaccaaaacagaaggtcatagAATCAAGACCTTttgttttgaccttctgttttttgtcacaaaaaggtcgcaaatgaaaaacaatgacctttcagtgaccaatagtgatggtcgc
This DNA window, taken from Triticum dicoccoides isolate Atlit2015 ecotype Zavitan unplaced genomic scaffold, WEW_v2.0 scaffold61505, whole genome shotgun sequence, encodes the following:
- the LOC119347250 gene encoding uncharacterized protein LOC119347250, which codes for MGSNNYKRLPYLLLLLLAIGAATLSVSVLHKTRKRLPHPLSTSSRSGLERSSSSRESESSPPPPPSSGARRRTGPPPRPRSSAPPDPASSSVLPDAYARNAAAVGGLLFDLRSCVSQALQVLGGKGTWAVKGNEGRGKLLPRDRIDRLLDPGASFLVLSQQRTRASWTTKAHGARKRRMEFVRHRHGGGGGWARTKEDRAPIFFQDSEQHQEEELKNDHQEAPPQQKSWTLAPPPLANGEAPNEASSKAMRRDRAPVIV
- the LOC119347247 gene encoding protein FAR1-RELATED SEQUENCE 1-like, giving the protein MHTLPVLETCWGIEIHGRDVYTHNIFVAFQREVVAARDRHHVKTIEQVGDVRTMSIADLSGRIRVVCYNTSTKAAQCTCRMFESLGILCSHIIVVLKNDGCNEIPSQYVLHRWSKMAARHLSYDANGHELEGSSTSLSPTIKKLYSETCSMFSSALHTAKHCEDKMKYFHKVISDALAHLRQTVPLDEQNKVQGFESFIGTTFPSIINIHPPEVANTRGSGKRLKRGSEEAMNKRKGGNSVQKGPRSVDCSIYQHTQPMGADIIHLALIKS